AACCTTACCATTTACAACAAACCAAAGAAGTTTACGCTTGCTAAGAAGCGTATACACCATATTCAACCTGCTGAACTCATAAATTTGAACACCCCGTAGTCCCATGTCCCCAAGAATTCTGTAATACTGTGCATTGCGGTCATGATACTCACTAGAACGAAGTGCATGTGTAATACCTTCAGTCGCATCGACAAATGGACATGCAAAATCATATGTTGGGTATATCTTATACTTGTTACCAATACGATGGTGAGGAACTGGATTGCAACGATAATAAACAGGATCTCGAAGTGACTTATTTGGGTCCTGCATATCTAACTTACCCCGAAGACAGCATTGCAGTCCCCTCTCTGACCCTGCGATCATTTCCTTCCATAATTCCATATTTTTCTCTGGGGTACTACTCCTAGATTGTGATTCAATTCCATCCATCCTTTCTTGCTTCATCTGCTCTCGTGGGGTATCATCAACATATGCCTTCCCTTCACGTATCAACTTCTCAGCCATGTCCATCAACTGAGGGAAGTAGTCAGATGTGTATGTAACAGCATCACCTTTGATACCTAGGGTCTTGATGTCAATCAGTAGACTTTCCACAAACTCATTGCTctcttttgaaggatttgtgtcaTCAAAACGGATAATTATTCGACCATTATATCTCTGTGCAAAGTATAGGTTGAGGAGTGCTGCTTTCGCGTGCCCAATATGAAGATATCCGCTGGGCTCTGGAGCAAATCGTAAGCATACTTCTCCAACTTTAGCATCAGGAAGGTCCACTTCAAAAGTAGCCCGATTAACAGATTTCCCCTCATCATTAGTCTCTGCATTTGTCGCCTTAACATTCTGTTCTTTTCCCTTTGCCTTGATCACAGCTGGTTTCCCTACCCCTCGTTTCCCAACATATGCTGATAAGACCTCATCAAGCAACTCCTTGTACTCTACTGCTATCGAATTGAACCAACGAATTAAATTCGTGTACTTCTTTGACGACTTCCTTAAACTCTCCCATCTTTGTCCACCGCCTGTAATAGACAACAAAATAGACTATAAAGATAAACATATCATATCACTtcaaaaaacagaagaaaaaagaaaagataagctGTAACCAAATATGTAAACCTAGGTATGAATTATTCACCTGCAAGGCCTGACCAAATTGCAATATCTGCAACTGACAAATTATGATCAACCAAGAAAGTCCGCATAGACAGATGACTATCTACATGCTTGCATGCATTCTCAAATTCAGAACCTACTGATAAGACACGGCTATACTCTAACCACTCGTCAATCTGAAACACAAGAGACCAAAAGCAATTAGAAACATCAATTAATGGCAACAATCTGTACTCTGGAAATTAGAGGAATAATTCTACGCGATGAAGTAGTATTACCTGGCCAGATTCCAATGGATTTTGTCCATAAAAGTTAGGTAAAGATGATACACGACCAAGATACCGCAACAGAACATTAGTTCCTTGCAATTTCAATCTGGAACACCATATAAGATGAAGAAAAATCACTATATTAACTATGGATGAACTGAAAATTACTAAAGAAGAGCTAACATCTTAAACAAATGCCGAAATTAGAACACGGCATAATAATTTCTGTGTTTCTGTCAATTATGTATCTCCTAAGAATCAATCCTAGCATTCAATTAGCCCAATCAACCATTACCAAAGTAACGATGGACTAAAATAGCTATACATTTCCCACAAATTTTTTCAAACCTAAAACACAATTCATCTGTCTCCATAAAAACTAGATCCATGCAATCGAGAAACCAAGAATTTAGGTCATCCACAATAGGGCAATGTTTGTACAGTTTGAGCAATTTCATACAGATAacaacagaaaaccctaattaaataCTCGTTGTTTAAATTCAAAGGCATATATTATAATCAAGACAAAGATGTACTAAAAACAGACAGAGAGTTGAGATTTACCCAGAAGAAGAGAATATGAAACATGGAATAGAACCAGAAGGAAGACTTGAATCCGCTAAGACAGCAATGTTAGAGATTTTTGCAGCAATGATGACTGAAAGTGGTGGATTATCAGCTGGGAACAGTAACTTCATATTCTCCTCCTTCATCTCTTCAAAATCCTAAAACCCAAATAAGTGTTAGCCGCTACTTATAAAAACGTGAACAAGTGTACAGTTGTGATCAAAGTAGTCAATCTCGAATCTCGATCTCGTCTCGGCCGGGACCTTGACACCGATATCTCGGGGAAATTCTAGGTGAAATCTCGGAATAACTCCGAGTCTTGTATCCAAATTTTACTAGGAATCTGATAATGTTTCTTCATTTGATACATGTTAATGCTAAAGCTAACACAAgaaattttgagaaaaaaaacAACCATACTTGTCTttttaagttcaaagttcaaacaCAAGAGAATAAACAGTGTCTGCAAAGTTCCTATAACTATGATTAAACAACAAGCATATTGCAATTCTAATTCTAATTCTATACAGAATCATTATAGACATCATCGTCTAGAGTAACTCCACTAGTCCCGTAAGTAGTCCTTCGTCAGTATCACACTCAACTATAAAAGCACAGTCtaataacatcattatcatccatATTCTACACTCTACAATAACTATTCAATGAGGAATATTAGCAAACACTTGTTGAGCatgaaaacccccaaatttatCACATTTTCATGACATGCATACATACTGATTTGTCCAATCTCTTATACATTTTAAGAAAGTAAAACTAACCCTAAGACTATGCTAGGAGTAATGAGTAGCAGATGAAGGATTCaattaaaaggaaaagaaaaaaaaaagttgcagagAAAGTAATTCTAATTAAAAGAGAGAGATGATTAAAGTAGTTCAACTGACCTCTATTACTACTGTAGAATACAATTAAACTGAAGTACTATCGATGGTAATGGAGTTCTGAGCATGTAAATCTAGAAGCAGACGTGATGAACAAGTGAAGAGAAAGTTAATTTTAGGGTATAAGTATGAAATTTGGGAATTGGTTCTGCCTTTGTTTTATGACTTTGCCACACCCAAATGCCCATATTACCCTGTACTAGGTGCCTCGATCTCGGCCCAAAGACTGCTAAAAGTGCATGGCTGCTAATGGGGTACCATTTTGCTTGGGAGTGTACCAATCCCTTACCAAAACAATATTAGTCTTACTTGCAATTTGGTACACCCCAAAGCAAAATAGTACCCCATTAGCAGCATTGGAAAAATTTAGATGAAAGAAACAATAGCATGTACTAGAGTTCACTTCAGTTTTAGCAACGTTGGCCAAAATATCTGCTACAGATTTACGCTTGCTGTTTATATAGTTCCACTTCCATCTACCAAAAGAATTCAAAAGAAATTTCACATCCTCGATAATGTTACAATAAGCCTGCCAAGCTACTTCTTTGCTTCCAGTCCCACCACAGCCTTCATTACTAGCCCAAGAAACAGATTCAAGTAGCGCTATGCGTTCTGTATGTTCAGCATTTAGGACTCCAAACTTATCCAGTTTACATAGACTCCAAATGACCACTATATCTAAAAGGGATGAATCTGTTTTATATACTTTATGTAACAGTAAAAACAAGAAGGCGCATAAACTGAAGCATAATGAGGAGATCCTTTCATGTCTTTTTGTCAATTGGCTTTTGCTTTGGCGATGGATGGTGCTGATAGCGATACGGAGATGTATGCGTACCATTCGGCATGGTGAGGCTTCTCTTCGGTGGGCCCTTCTTTTGAGTAGACCCTCCTACCTGTGATCTGCTAGCACTTTTACTACTCAAGCTGAGACCGGATCCAGTTCTTTCTAGTTGCATGTTTTGGAAGTAGTATGAGGAGCTAGCCATGTCCTT
Above is a genomic segment from Papaver somniferum cultivar HN1 chromosome 10, ASM357369v1, whole genome shotgun sequence containing:
- the LOC113318484 gene encoding glutamate--tRNA ligase, cytoplasmic-like, which codes for MKEENMKLLFPADNPPLSVIIAAKISNIAVLADSSLPSGSIPCFIFSSSGLKLQGTNVLLRYLGRVSSLPNFYGQNPLESGQIDEWLEYSRVLSVGSEFENACKHVDSHLSMRTFLVDHNLSVADIAIWSGLAGGGQRWESLRKSSKKYTNLIRWFNSIAVEYKELLDEVLSAYVGKRGVGKPAVIKAKGKEQNVKATNAETNDEGKSVNRATFEVDLPDAKVGEVCLRFAPEPSGYLHIGHAKAALLNLYFAQRYNGRIIIRFDDTNPSKESNEFVESLLIDIKTLGIKGDAVTYTSDYFPQLMDMAEKLIREGKAYVDDTPREQMKQERMDGIESQSRSSTPEKNMELWKEMIAGSERGLQCCLRGKLDMQDPNKSLRDPVYYRCNPVPHHRIGNKYKIYPTYDFACPFVDATEGITHALRSSEYHDRNAQYYRILGDMGLRGVQIYEFSRLNMVYTLLSKRKLLWFVVNGKVDGWDDPRFPTVQGIVRRGLKIEALIQFILEQGASKNLNLMEWDKLWTINKKIIDPVCARHTAVLEERCVMLTLIDGPEKPFVRILPRHKKFEGAGSKATTYAKRIWLDNADASLITLGEEITLMDWGNAIIKEIEKDQDGIVTHMTGVLHLEGSVKTTKLKLTWLAEMDELVNLSLVELDYLITKKKLEEDEDFIDVLNRCTKKEIPAIGDSNIRNLKRGEIIQLERKGYFRCDVPFIRPSKPVVLIAIPDGRQHK